A single region of the Mycobacterium avium subsp. avium genome encodes:
- the tsaB gene encoding tRNA (adenosine(37)-N6)-threonylcarbamoyltransferase complex dimerization subunit type 1 TsaB, giving the protein MSPPVLALDTSTPAVTAGIVRRDDLSVLAQRITVDARAHAERLTPNVLAALHDSGLNMTDLAAVVVGCGPGPFTGLRAGMATAAAYGHALGIPVHGVCSLDAIGGQTTGDTLVVTDARRREVYWARYRDGVRTDGPAVAAPADVDPGGAEAVAGSPEHARLFGLPVTGPAHPTPAGLVAAVGDWSVRPQPLVPLYLRRPDATPRAARP; this is encoded by the coding sequence ATGAGCCCGCCGGTGCTGGCCCTGGACACCTCCACGCCAGCGGTGACCGCCGGCATCGTGCGCCGCGATGACTTGTCCGTGCTGGCCCAGCGGATTACCGTGGACGCTCGGGCGCACGCCGAACGGCTCACCCCGAATGTGCTTGCTGCCCTGCACGATTCGGGGCTGAATATGACGGATCTGGCGGCCGTCGTGGTGGGCTGCGGCCCGGGCCCGTTCACCGGCCTGCGGGCCGGGATGGCCACCGCCGCCGCCTACGGCCACGCGCTGGGCATCCCGGTGCATGGCGTGTGCAGTCTGGACGCCATCGGCGGGCAGACCACCGGCGACACGCTGGTGGTCACCGACGCGCGGCGCCGCGAGGTGTACTGGGCACGCTACCGCGACGGGGTGCGCACCGATGGTCCGGCCGTCGCCGCCCCCGCCGACGTCGACCCGGGTGGGGCCGAGGCGGTGGCCGGTTCCCCGGAGCACGCGCGCCTGTTCGGCCTGCCGGTCACCGGACCCGCGCACCCGACGCCGGCCGGACTGGTTGCGGCAGTGGGCGATTGGTCGGTCCGGCCGCAGCCGCTGGTGCCGCTGTATCTGCGCCGCCCGGACGCCACACCGCGGGCGGCCCGGCCATGA
- the rimI gene encoding ribosomal protein S18-alanine N-acetyltransferase: MTAGGEPVTVGALTRADARRCAELEAQLFDGDDPWPAAAFHRELASAHNHYVGARVGDTLVGYAGISRLGRVPPYEYEIHTIGVDPAYQGRGIGRLMLDRLLEFADGGVVYLEVRTDNEPAIGLYRSVGFEQIGLRRRYYRISGADAYTMRRKARQ; the protein is encoded by the coding sequence ATGACCGCGGGCGGCGAACCGGTCACCGTCGGCGCCTTGACGCGGGCCGACGCGCGGCGCTGCGCCGAACTGGAGGCGCAGCTCTTCGACGGCGACGACCCGTGGCCGGCCGCGGCGTTCCACCGCGAATTGGCCAGTGCGCACAACCATTACGTCGGTGCGCGGGTCGGCGACACACTGGTCGGCTACGCCGGCATCTCCCGGCTTGGCCGGGTTCCGCCGTACGAGTACGAGATCCACACCATCGGCGTGGACCCGGCATACCAGGGCCGGGGCATCGGCCGCCTGATGCTCGACCGGCTGCTCGAGTTCGCCGACGGCGGTGTGGTGTATCTGGAGGTGCGCACCGACAACGAGCCGGCCATCGGGTTGTATCGCAGCGTCGGGTTCGAGCAGATCGGCCTGCGCCGGCGCTATTACCGCATCAGCGGCGCCGACGCCTACACCATGCGCAGAAAGGCCCGGCAGTGA